One part of the Moraxella sp. FZFQ2102 genome encodes these proteins:
- a CDS encoding DUF2147 domain-containing protein, giving the protein MKFSSKLMAIGAGLALSASAFAADGIVGHWQTYEDGQPKAVVQISQSGNTFTGKIVEGNTAKAKTYVGRTVITGLKADGGGKYSGGKITDPVNGKTYDLNATLKGSKLDLKGGYKIAGKVVGRSQTWQKK; this is encoded by the coding sequence ATGAAATTCTCTAGCAAGTTGATGGCAATCGGCGCTGGTCTTGCACTATCAGCATCAGCATTCGCCGCCGACGGTATCGTCGGTCACTGGCAAACTTATGAAGATGGTCAGCCAAAAGCCGTCGTACAAATCAGCCAATCAGGCAATACCTTCACAGGTAAAATCGTCGAAGGCAATACCGCCAAAGCCAAAACTTATGTCGGTCGCACAGTCATCACTGGCCTAAAGGCTGATGGCGGCGGCAAGTATAGCGGCGGTAAAATCACCGACCCTGTCAATGGTAAAACCTATGATCTGAACGCAACGCTAAAAGGCTCAAAGCTTGACCTAAAAGGCGGCTACAAGATCGCAGGTAAAGTGGTTGGTCGCAGCCAAACTTGGCAGAAAAAATAA
- a CDS encoding DNA/RNA non-specific endonuclease: MSKVFHKFYTIALSTAVLLAGCSVSIEQTPPTPPAKTGTPTISTPKVIAYNFEDKFNNFAQCDGQFYQRTAPVLVGDKGQKLNQSLYALCFDGFATLYSGVSRTPFWSASHLDRKRVVQARSLTRVDNFRAEKRLAPNHRAELADYRRSGFDRGHIAPNGDMATNDEQYASFSLANIVPQNGEHNRNLWRHIENATRTLTSKYNDVYVVTGVAFIGTTSERIGGRVLVPSHFFKAIYIPSINQAGVYFSANSASANYEVISLSELSARTGIDAMPNLSSDVKHHAFNLPAPMTQKQADAIILNNRDTWLAFGGELIDYAVNFLRKS; this comes from the coding sequence ATGTCCAAAGTTTTTCACAAATTTTATACCATCGCCCTAAGCACTGCTGTTTTACTTGCAGGCTGCAGCGTCAGCATTGAACAAACGCCGCCCACACCACCTGCCAAAACCGGCACGCCCACCATCAGCACGCCCAAAGTTATTGCTTATAATTTTGAAGATAAATTTAATAATTTCGCCCAATGTGATGGGCAGTTTTATCAGCGTACCGCGCCTGTCTTGGTCGGTGATAAAGGGCAAAAGCTGAATCAATCGCTGTATGCCCTATGCTTTGATGGCTTTGCTACGCTGTACTCTGGCGTGTCGCGTACGCCATTTTGGTCAGCATCACACCTAGACCGCAAGCGCGTAGTACAAGCGCGCAGCCTGACACGCGTGGATAATTTTCGCGCCGAAAAACGCCTTGCACCCAATCACCGTGCCGAGCTTGCTGACTATCGCCGCTCTGGATTTGACCGCGGACACATCGCACCCAATGGCGACATGGCGACCAATGATGAGCAGTACGCAAGCTTTAGCCTTGCTAACATTGTCCCACAAAACGGTGAGCATAACCGTAACCTGTGGCGACACATCGAAAATGCCACGCGCACACTAACCAGCAAATATAACGATGTCTATGTAGTCACGGGCGTGGCGTTCATTGGTACGACGAGTGAGCGCATCGGCGGACGCGTCTTAGTTCCGAGTCACTTTTTTAAGGCAATCTACATACCAAGCATCAATCAAGCTGGGGTGTATTTCTCTGCCAATAGTGCATCTGCCAACTATGAAGTCATCAGCTTATCTGAGCTGTCTGCCCGCACTGGCATTGATGCTATGCCAAATTTATCAAGCGATGTCAAGCATCACGCCTTTAATCTGCCTGCACCGATGACCCAAAAACAAGCCGATGCCATCATCCTAAACAATCGAGACACTTGGCTTGCCTTTGGCGGTGAACTTATCGATTATGCTGTGAATTTTTTAAGAAAATCTTAA
- the mutY gene encoding A/G-specific adenine glycosylase, whose translation MTTSQKSTDALSASFAPRLLTWFHQFGRHDLPWQYHHKPEADIYAVWLSEIMLQQTQVATVLGYFGRFLEKFPTVQALAAADWQDVATLWAGLGYYARARNLHAGAKQVADFIDKNGHFPQTLDEWQAVRGVGRSTAGAIVAMGVRDFGVICDGNVKRVLTRHRAIGDDITKSATDKALWELATLLTPQTDSGKYAQAMMDLGATICTRTRPKCDICPVASDCQARQLGRQTDFPVKKKAAAKPHRHSLVISLIHNDRTLWLHRHNDGGIWDGLWCLPMMALDYGGDGELSVENLQNLLEKAWQNSANDSTQSVAQSLAESQLMTTLDLPIITQPIKRIKHTLTHFHWHLYHLSIRIDDAVTAQIDDKLRAIHAEFVWCVGSQTLAKPAAMVKLLQG comes from the coding sequence ATGACCACAAGCCAAAAATCCACTGATGCGCTGTCTGCCAGCTTTGCACCGCGCCTACTGACTTGGTTTCATCAGTTTGGACGCCATGATTTGCCATGGCAATACCATCACAAGCCTGAAGCTGACATCTATGCGGTGTGGCTGTCGGAGATCATGCTGCAGCAGACGCAGGTGGCGACGGTGCTTGGTTATTTTGGGCGGTTTTTGGAGAAATTTCCGACTGTACAGGCATTGGCGGCAGCCGATTGGCAAGATGTGGCGACGCTGTGGGCAGGGCTTGGCTATTATGCACGCGCGCGTAATCTGCACGCAGGGGCAAAGCAAGTTGCTGATTTTATTGATAAAAATGGTCACTTTCCGCAGACGCTTGATGAGTGGCAGGCGGTGCGCGGTGTCGGACGATCCACCGCTGGGGCGATCGTGGCGATGGGTGTGCGCGACTTTGGCGTGATCTGTGATGGCAATGTCAAACGCGTACTGACACGCCATCGTGCCATCGGTGATGACATCACCAAAAGCGCGACCGACAAGGCATTGTGGGAGCTTGCGACCTTATTGACGCCACAAACCGACAGCGGTAAATATGCCCAAGCGATGATGGATTTGGGCGCGACCATCTGCACGCGCACACGCCCAAAGTGCGATATTTGCCCTGTGGCAAGCGACTGCCAAGCGCGGCAGCTGGGGCGACAGACCGATTTTCCTGTTAAGAAAAAAGCTGCCGCCAAGCCGCATCGCCACAGTCTTGTCATTTCACTGATTCATAATGATCGCACGCTGTGGCTACATCGGCACAATGACGGCGGCATTTGGGATGGGCTGTGGTGCTTGCCGATGATGGCTTTGGATTATGGCGGGGATGGTGAGTTGTCTGTAGAAAATCTACAAAATCTGCTAGAAAAAGCATGGCAAAATTCAGCGAATGACAGCACGCAGTCTGTAGCACAATCCTTGGCAGAATCTCAGCTGATGACCACGCTTGATCTGCCCATCATCACACAGCCAATCAAACGCATCAAGCATACTTTGACGCATTTTCATTGGCATTTGTACCATTTATCAATACGCATTGATGATGCTGTCACAGCGCAGATTGATGATAAATTACGCGCCATCCATGCTGAGTTTGTGTGGTGTGTGGGTAGCCAAACGCTTGCCAAACCTGCTGCAATGGTAAAGTTGCTACAAGGGTAG
- a CDS encoding polyprenyl synthetase family protein, whose amino-acid sequence MTHLTETLCKINTLNQLQSWQSAELERVMNTVFDTVNLPEPLNAACRYAIHNGGKRVRPLLTAATFISLANLENTDLQMQAQMTLRAMLAVEMIHGYSLVHDDLPCMDDDELRRGKPTCHVVYSEGTALLAGDALQSIAFELLSMDLQSIFDTPSDDDIGLQLLGTLAPRARRMVAGQMLDIEGENKTLTQAELEAIHRDKTGALIEASVLMGGICADADDAMMLKLGQYARAVGLAFQVQDDVLDVIADTETLGKPAGSDEKLEKSTYVKLLGVDGAKAYADQLFDDARTAVNGFGEQNLLVQIVDWLQARSF is encoded by the coding sequence ATGACTCATCTCACCGAAACTTTGTGCAAAATTAACACACTAAACCAGCTACAATCATGGCAAAGTGCCGAACTTGAACGGGTGATGAATACCGTTTTTGATACGGTCAATCTGCCAGAACCACTCAATGCCGCTTGTCGCTATGCCATCCACAATGGCGGTAAGCGCGTGCGTCCTTTATTGACCGCAGCGACTTTTATCAGCCTTGCAAACCTTGAAAATACTGACTTACAGATGCAAGCACAAATGACCTTGCGTGCGATGCTAGCCGTGGAGATGATACATGGCTACTCACTTGTGCATGATGATTTGCCTTGTATGGATGATGATGAGCTGCGCCGCGGTAAGCCGACTTGCCATGTGGTCTATAGTGAAGGCACTGCCCTGCTTGCTGGTGATGCACTACAATCCATTGCTTTTGAATTATTAAGCATGGATTTACAGTCAATATTTGATACGCCATCTGATGATGACATCGGGCTGCAGCTACTTGGCACACTTGCCCCGCGCGCGCGCCGCATGGTCGCAGGACAGATGTTGGATATTGAAGGTGAGAATAAGACACTGACCCAAGCTGAACTAGAAGCCATTCACCGCGACAAGACAGGTGCACTCATTGAAGCATCTGTGCTGATGGGTGGCATCTGTGCTGATGCTGATGATGCAATGATGCTAAAGCTTGGTCAATACGCTCGCGCGGTGGGACTTGCCTTTCAGGTGCAGGATGATGTCCTTGATGTCATCGCTGATACCGAAACACTTGGCAAACCTGCTGGCAGCGATGAAAAATTGGAAAAATCCACTTATGTCAAGCTGCTGGGTGTCGATGGCGCAAAAGCTTATGCCGATCAGCTGTTTGACGATGCGCGCACGGCGGTAAACGGATTTGGCGAGCAGAATTTATTGGTACAAATTGTCGATTGGTTACAGGCGCGCTCGTTCTAA
- the rnr gene encoding ribonuclease R, which translates to MTNKTKKTKWNDPNAAVEATKYQNPIPSRLLILQTVADITNQGNPATQESLAMHFGILDDEDKFFALTNRLKAMLRDSQLERSDGIHFSVAPLPTILTGTVSANPKGFGFVVLPDMPDLFLHEKQMRLVFDGDTVEVVASEYRGKAEARITTVTHRHQLEFIGKLAYDGEGFFVQLSGANAHQPITVSDDNVMAMNAGIGDDVKVAIIDLPTYQEFATGKITELLSNLNDRELIIETTLYNYGIPHEFSKETLKQAASFDEPSDKDFAGRVDLRHLPLVTIDGEDSRDFDDAVYAEKRAGGNFRVVVAIADVSHYVTPRSALDIDAYERGTSVYFPHRVIPMLPEALSNGLCSLNPKVDRLCMVADIKVSRGGKVTGYEFYPAVMHSQARLTYNQVNAYFNDPTNETLPDDLVRNGDVLKSIDTLHQLYQILDARREERGAMAFETAETYIKFGKDGDIVDIVARTRSDAHKLIEEMMLLANTCAANFALKHELPVLYRNHDKPNDEKSARLHEYVKSFGLSFPSESPTHEDYQRIIKATADRPDAVSIHSMLLRSMMQANYSPDNIGHFGLAYDEYSHFTSPIRRYPDLMLHRAIKDKVTAQQPADTLYGSLDEAGEQTSLTERRAEEASRDVETWLKCHYMQRHIGDEFTATVATVTSFGLFVTLNELFIEGLIHISGLGNEYFDYDEREQKLIGDKGSKFGLGDSLLIQVAGVNMDLLQIDFKLVEQLSQLGSDGVAKVIDKPKSTGKAGKSGNSGKTKSRRKS; encoded by the coding sequence ATGACCAACAAAACAAAAAAAACCAAATGGAATGACCCAAATGCAGCGGTCGAAGCAACAAAATACCAAAACCCAATTCCGTCACGCCTGCTGATTCTGCAGACAGTGGCAGACATCACCAACCAAGGCAATCCTGCCACCCAAGAATCGCTTGCCATGCATTTTGGTATCTTGGATGATGAAGATAAATTTTTTGCCCTGACCAATCGCCTAAAGGCCATGCTCAGAGATTCTCAGCTTGAGCGTAGCGATGGCATTCATTTTAGTGTCGCTCCCTTGCCGACCATCTTGACTGGTACAGTATCCGCCAACCCAAAAGGCTTTGGCTTTGTGGTGTTGCCTGATATGCCTGACTTGTTTTTGCACGAAAAACAAATGCGATTGGTCTTTGATGGCGATACAGTCGAAGTGGTCGCCAGTGAATACCGTGGCAAAGCAGAAGCACGCATCACCACAGTGACACACCGCCATCAACTAGAGTTCATTGGCAAGCTTGCTTATGACGGCGAAGGCTTTTTTGTGCAGTTATCTGGTGCTAACGCCCATCAGCCCATCACCGTCAGCGATGACAATGTGATGGCGATGAATGCTGGTATCGGTGATGATGTCAAAGTTGCTATCATCGATTTGCCGACTTATCAAGAGTTCGCCACCGGCAAAATCACCGAACTACTGAGCAACCTGAATGATCGCGAATTAATCATCGAGACCACGCTGTATAATTATGGCATTCCGCATGAATTTAGCAAAGAGACGCTCAAACAGGCGGCAAGCTTCGATGAGCCATCTGACAAGGACTTTGCTGGCCGTGTCGATTTGCGTCATCTGCCACTGGTGACCATCGATGGTGAAGATTCTCGTGACTTTGACGATGCTGTCTATGCCGAAAAGCGTGCCGGTGGCAACTTCCGTGTCGTCGTCGCCATTGCTGATGTCAGCCATTATGTCACACCACGATCGGCACTCGATATCGATGCTTATGAGCGTGGTACTTCGGTATATTTCCCACATCGAGTCATTCCGATGCTACCAGAAGCCCTATCCAACGGCTTGTGTTCATTGAACCCAAAGGTTGACCGTCTGTGCATGGTCGCTGATATCAAGGTCTCTCGTGGCGGCAAGGTGACTGGCTACGAGTTCTACCCTGCGGTGATGCACTCACAGGCACGCTTGACTTATAATCAAGTCAATGCCTATTTTAATGACCCAACCAACGAAACCCTACCTGATGATTTGGTGCGTAATGGCGATGTGCTCAAATCGATTGACACACTGCATCAGCTGTACCAAATCCTAGATGCCCGCCGTGAAGAGCGCGGTGCGATGGCGTTTGAGACCGCTGAGACTTATATCAAATTTGGTAAAGATGGCGATATCGTCGATATCGTCGCTCGCACTCGTAGTGATGCGCATAAGCTCATCGAAGAGATGATGCTACTTGCCAATACCTGTGCGGCAAACTTTGCGCTCAAGCACGAATTGCCTGTGCTGTATCGCAACCACGATAAGCCCAATGACGAAAAATCCGCTCGCCTGCACGAGTATGTCAAAAGCTTTGGCCTATCATTCCCAAGCGAGTCGCCAACGCATGAAGATTATCAGCGTATCATCAAAGCCACTGCCGATCGCCCTGATGCGGTGAGCATTCACAGTATGCTACTTCGCTCGATGATGCAGGCGAATTATAGCCCTGATAATATTGGGCATTTTGGTTTGGCATATGATGAATATAGCCACTTCACCAGTCCAATCCGTCGCTATCCAGATTTGATGCTGCATCGTGCTATCAAGGACAAGGTCACTGCCCAACAACCTGCCGATACACTATACGGCTCGCTCGATGAAGCTGGCGAGCAAACCAGTCTCACCGAACGCCGTGCCGAAGAAGCCTCTCGTGATGTCGAAACCTGGCTAAAATGCCACTATATGCAGCGTCATATCGGTGATGAATTTACCGCAACTGTCGCCACGGTGACAAGCTTTGGGCTGTTTGTAACTCTCAATGAGCTGTTTATCGAAGGCTTGATTCACATCTCAGGGCTTGGCAATGAATACTTTGATTATGATGAGCGAGAACAAAAGCTCATCGGCGATAAAGGCTCAAAATTCGGACTGGGTGACAGCCTACTGATCCAAGTGGCAGGTGTGAATATGGATTTATTGCAAATTGACTTTAAGCTGGTCGAACAGCTGAGCCAATTGGGCAGTGATGGGGTTGCCAAAGTCATCGACAAACCCAAATCAACAGGCAAAGCAGGTAAATCAGGCAACTCGGGCAAAACCAAAAGCCGCCGCAAATCATAA
- a CDS encoding GNAT family N-acetyltransferase has protein sequence MLIVEFDQLQAELKTGVLEQVAMLECLCLADDHWEVAAIASMLEQYGTGLLLAVDDFDGLHDGDVPIIKGYCLYQIVFETAEIHRIATNPSHARQGVAQALITSLMDKMRAVQSDHLLLEVRSDNQPAISLYQKMGFVTIDVRKGYYQLPAGAVDAMIMQWQS, from the coding sequence ATGTTGATTGTTGAATTTGATCAGTTGCAAGCAGAGTTAAAAACAGGCGTGCTAGAACAGGTGGCGATGCTTGAGTGTCTGTGCTTGGCTGATGATCATTGGGAAGTGGCGGCGATTGCGTCGATGCTTGAGCAGTATGGTACTGGGCTATTATTGGCGGTGGATGACTTTGATGGTCTTCATGATGGTGATGTGCCGATCATCAAGGGTTATTGTCTGTATCAAATCGTCTTTGAGACTGCCGAAATCCATCGCATCGCCACCAATCCAAGCCATGCCCGCCAAGGTGTGGCACAGGCACTGATCACATCACTGATGGATAAGATGCGGGCGGTACAAAGCGATCATCTATTACTAGAAGTCCGCTCGGATAATCAGCCTGCGATTAGCTTGTATCAAAAAATGGGATTTGTGACCATTGATGTGCGTAAAGGCTACTACCAGCTGCCTGCAGGTGCAGTGGATGCGATGATCATGCAGTGGCAATCATAA
- the infC gene encoding translation initiation factor IF-3 — translation MNEEIRAKEVRLVKEDGEQLGVVDIQTALKTAADDGLDLVEIVPDAKPPVCKVMDYKRYLYEQKQKAKEAKKNQKQTQVREIKLRPGTEEADYQVKLRKIVEFIEDKDKVKVSIRFRGREMAHQEIGKTQLERIIADTAEIASVEQAPKVEGRQMGMLLGPAKKK, via the coding sequence ATTAACGAAGAAATCCGTGCCAAAGAAGTCCGCCTAGTCAAAGAAGATGGCGAACAGCTTGGCGTGGTAGATATCCAAACCGCACTAAAAACCGCCGCTGATGATGGCCTAGACTTGGTAGAAATCGTGCCTGATGCCAAGCCACCTGTGTGCAAAGTGATGGATTATAAGCGCTATTTGTACGAACAAAAACAAAAAGCCAAAGAAGCCAAAAAGAACCAAAAACAAACCCAAGTGCGTGAAATCAAACTACGCCCAGGTACCGAAGAAGCCGACTATCAAGTCAAACTTCGTAAAATCGTTGAGTTTATCGAAGATAAAGACAAGGTGAAAGTCAGTATCCGTTTCCGCGGTCGTGAGATGGCTCACCAAGAAATCGGCAAAACACAGCTTGAACGCATCATCGCCGATACTGCCGAGATTGCAAGCGTTGAGCAAGCGCCGAAGGTCGAAGGTCGCCAAATGGGTATGCTACTTGGCCCTGCCAAGAAAAAATAA
- the thrS gene encoding threonine--tRNA ligase: MVAITLPDGSVRQFDGQTTVMQIAQDIGPGLAKATIAGRVDGKLVDACDPITADASVSIITAKDQEGVEIIRHSCAHLLGHAVKQLYPDVKMVIGPVIEDGFYYDIYSPRPFTPEDMKAIEERMKQLIDQDYDVIKKMTPRDEVIEIFKSRGEDYKLRLIDDMPDETAMGLYYHQEYIDMCRGPHVPNTRFLKAFQLTKMSGAYWRGDAKNEQLQRIYGTAWADKKELKAYIQRIEEAEKRDHRKIGKALGLFHLQEQAPGMVFWHPNGWTIYQVLEQYMRKVQQDNGYLEIKTPQIVDRSLWEKSGHWENYAENMFTTSSENRDYAIKPMNCPCHVQVFNQGLKSYRDLPLRLAEFGSCHRNEPSGALHGIMRVRGFTQDDAHIFCTHAQIRDEAQAFIKLTLDVYKDFGFSDIVMKLSTRPEKRVGADHLWDDAEKALADALDTAGLAWELQEGEGAFYGPKIEFSLKDCLGRMWQCGTLQLDFNLPERLDADFINENGDKERPVMLHRAILGSFERFIGILIEEYAGLMPPWLAPTQAVVMNITDKQADACDAVVAKLKAAGLRAVSDLRNEKIGFKIRERTLERIPFMLVLGDKEVEEGTVNVRTREGANLGSMPVDAFITLLNDAVAQKGNYVAKTAEKAEK; the protein is encoded by the coding sequence ATGGTTGCAATCACCTTACCAGATGGCAGTGTTCGTCAATTTGACGGCCAAACCACCGTCATGCAAATCGCCCAAGATATCGGTCCAGGACTTGCCAAAGCCACCATCGCAGGTCGTGTCGATGGCAAATTGGTAGATGCTTGCGACCCAATTACCGCTGATGCCAGCGTATCAATCATCACCGCCAAAGATCAAGAAGGCGTTGAGATTATCCGCCACTCATGTGCTCACTTGCTTGGCCATGCGGTCAAACAGCTATACCCTGATGTCAAAATGGTCATCGGCCCTGTCATCGAAGACGGCTTTTATTATGACATCTACAGCCCACGCCCATTCACCCCCGAAGACATGAAAGCCATCGAAGAGCGTATGAAACAGCTCATCGACCAAGACTATGATGTCATCAAAAAAATGACTCCACGAGATGAAGTCATCGAAATCTTTAAATCTCGTGGCGAAGATTATAAACTACGCCTAATCGATGATATGCCTGATGAAACAGCGATGGGTCTGTATTATCATCAAGAATACATCGATATGTGCCGCGGCCCACACGTGCCAAATACTCGCTTCCTAAAAGCGTTCCAACTGACCAAAATGAGCGGTGCTTACTGGCGTGGCGATGCCAAAAACGAACAGCTACAGCGTATTTATGGCACTGCTTGGGCGGACAAAAAAGAGCTCAAAGCCTACATTCAGCGTATCGAAGAAGCCGAAAAGCGTGACCATCGCAAGATCGGTAAAGCGCTAGGTTTGTTCCATCTACAAGAGCAAGCCCCTGGCATGGTATTTTGGCATCCAAATGGCTGGACGATTTATCAAGTGCTTGAGCAGTATATGCGTAAAGTACAGCAGGACAATGGCTATCTTGAAATCAAAACCCCACAAATCGTCGATCGTAGCCTATGGGAAAAATCAGGTCACTGGGAAAACTATGCCGAAAATATGTTTACCACCAGTTCTGAAAACCGTGATTATGCCATCAAGCCGATGAACTGCCCTTGCCATGTGCAGGTGTTCAATCAAGGGCTAAAATCATACCGTGATTTGCCACTACGCCTAGCAGAATTTGGCTCATGCCATCGCAACGAGCCATCAGGTGCACTACATGGCATCATGCGTGTGCGTGGCTTTACCCAAGACGATGCGCATATTTTCTGTACACACGCCCAAATCCGTGACGAAGCCCAAGCCTTTATTAAGCTGACTTTGGATGTTTATAAAGATTTTGGCTTTAGCGACATCGTGATGAAGCTATCAACCCGTCCAGAAAAGCGTGTCGGCGCTGATCATCTGTGGGATGATGCCGAAAAAGCTTTGGCAGATGCACTAGATACCGCAGGTCTTGCTTGGGAACTACAAGAAGGTGAAGGTGCGTTTTATGGTCCGAAGATTGAATTTAGCCTAAAAGACTGCCTAGGCCGTATGTGGCAATGTGGTACGCTACAACTAGATTTCAACTTGCCAGAACGCCTAGATGCTGACTTTATCAACGAAAACGGTGACAAAGAGCGTCCTGTGATGCTACACCGTGCGATTCTAGGTTCGTTTGAACGCTTTATCGGTATCTTGATCGAAGAATACGCAGGTCTGATGCCGCCTTGGCTTGCACCTACTCAAGCAGTGGTGATGAACATCACCGACAAGCAAGCCGATGCCTGTGATGCTGTCGTCGCCAAGCTAAAAGCCGCTGGCCTGCGTGCGGTGAGCGATTTGCGTAACGAAAAAATCGGCTTTAAGATTCGTGAACGCACCCTTGAGCGTATTCCGTTTATGCTGGTGCTTGGCGATAAAGAAGTCGAAGAAGGTACAGTCAATGTGCGTACTCGTGAAGGTGCAAACCTAGGCAGCATGCCAGTGGATGCCTTTATCACACTACTGAATGACGCCGTCGCCCAAAAAGGCAATTATGTGGCAAAGACTGCTGAAAAAGCTGAAAAATAA
- a CDS encoding antibiotic biosynthesis monooxygenase — translation MINEFAYLTIKTGQATEFEAAFDKAKRIISQMSGFISLNLYRHHDGMGRYLLHVVWRDIASHQDRFRKSAEYEQWRALLHHFYEPFPAVEYFETAVTL, via the coding sequence ATGATTAACGAATTTGCGTATTTGACCATCAAGACGGGTCAGGCAACAGAATTTGAAGCAGCCTTTGATAAAGCCAAACGCATCATCAGTCAGATGTCGGGATTTATCAGTCTGAATTTATACCGTCACCATGATGGCATGGGGCGTTATTTGCTCCATGTGGTGTGGCGGGATATCGCATCGCATCAAGATAGGTTTAGAAAATCTGCTGAATACGAGCAATGGCGAGCATTGCTGCATCATTTTTATGAGCCGTTTCCAGCGGTTGAGTATTTTGAGACGGCGGTGACGCTCTAA
- the trmB gene encoding tRNA (guanosine(46)-N7)-methyltransferase TrmB, with protein sequence MTNSTTQADSPVIDTDEISTRLAKLAQTPEQFRKINTFMKRRTHMSQQVEQVLVGGSLGHIYVNSTGELGKLGDVSHITDLRALFADTPNGSDAPLTLEIGFGMGDSLLEMAKNAPQTNFIGIEVHEPGIGRLALLADEMGLTNLKVINGDAIALLDNLPDNHLDTVQLYFPDPWQKKRHYKRRFVTHDRMDKVVRVLNTGGKFHAATDWEHYAFWMLEVLDTMPTLTNPHGVGNFAPRPDDRPLTKFEQRGITHGHGVWDLIYIKA encoded by the coding sequence ATGACAAATTCAACCACCCAAGCAGACAGCCCTGTCATCGATACCGACGAAATCAGCACACGACTTGCCAAGCTTGCACAGACACCTGAGCAGTTTCGCAAAATCAATACCTTTATGAAACGCCGTACCCACATGAGCCAGCAGGTCGAGCAAGTGCTGGTGGGTGGCAGTCTTGGGCATATTTATGTCAATAGCACAGGCGAGCTTGGTAAGCTTGGCGATGTCAGCCACATCACTGATTTGCGTGCGTTATTCGCCGATACGCCAAATGGCAGTGATGCGCCGCTTACCCTTGAGATCGGCTTTGGGATGGGTGACAGCCTGCTTGAGATGGCAAAAAACGCCCCACAGACCAACTTCATCGGCATCGAAGTGCATGAGCCGGGTATCGGTCGCTTAGCACTACTGGCAGATGAGATGGGTCTCACCAACCTTAAAGTTATCAACGGTGATGCCATCGCCCTACTGGATAATCTGCCTGATAATCATCTGGATACCGTGCAATTATATTTCCCTGATCCATGGCAAAAAAAGCGTCATTATAAACGCCGCTTCGTCACCCATGACCGCATGGACAAAGTCGTACGCGTACTGAATACAGGTGGCAAATTCCATGCAGCGACCGATTGGGAGCATTATGCCTTTTGGATGCTAGAAGTTCTTGACACCATGCCAACCTTGACCAATCCGCATGGCGTGGGGAATTTTGCACCTCGTCCTGACGATCGCCCATTGACCAAATTTGAACAGCGTGGCATCACCCATGGTCATGGCGTGTGGGATTTGATTTATATCAAGGCATAA